The following proteins are encoded in a genomic region of Pseudomonadota bacterium:
- a CDS encoding HAD-IIB family hydrolase, with the protein MAISGLYIQLFSIHGLIRGRSPELGRDADTGGQVKYVLELAQALTQHPDVARVDLVTRLIKDKAVSEDYSKPIEALSEKARIVRIRCGGLKYIRKELLWPHLDEFVDKTLKFIKSEGNVPDFFHGHYADGGYVARQLASIFATPFIFTGHSMGQHKKSKLLSEGMTSEEINRRYRIDFRIDAEKRIIKDAERIITSTHHEIDNQYALYENFSDGHFMVIPPGIDVETFYPYYDTQLDFNLETEQTKHAHMVLLHELHRFWVGPHKPFILVLCRPDQRKNISGLITAYGEDKELQAIANLAIFAGIRKSINLMEENERNVLTEMLLLMDRYDLYGKLAIPKKHDFTLEVPELYRLCAESRGVFVNPALVEPFGLTLIEAASCGLPIVATREGGPADIIGNCNNGILVDPTKPEELSAACRKILVDKELWEDYSRNGIIGVREHYSWATHCEKTVELVKEALHEMPGDGLVATVAKPLAIGQRLAFVNKLLITDVDNTLVGEDESMEEILSLLAANSQKVCWGVATGRCLSLTLEYLKENTIPVPDIIICSVGTEIYYGPRLNPDKGWQQHIAHNWKPEAIKLELAKLDFLELQEKETQQRFKISYYMEDNPDYLAMVHQALQARKIRYNLIFSNGQFLDILPYRASKGKAVRYLSYKWEIQLPDIVVCGDSGNDEDMLRGDTSGVVVGNYSKELEKLKGLRRVYFSKQEYAAGILDGMRHYRFFEGGRSE; encoded by the coding sequence GCGATGCCGATACCGGCGGCCAGGTAAAATACGTTCTGGAGTTAGCTCAGGCCCTGACCCAACACCCGGATGTCGCCCGGGTTGACCTTGTAACCAGGCTCATTAAAGACAAAGCGGTTTCCGAAGATTATTCCAAGCCCATTGAGGCTTTATCCGAAAAAGCGCGTATCGTGCGTATCCGTTGTGGCGGCCTTAAATATATCCGTAAAGAACTCTTATGGCCGCACCTTGATGAGTTCGTTGATAAAACTCTCAAGTTCATAAAATCAGAAGGTAACGTGCCTGATTTTTTTCACGGCCATTATGCAGATGGCGGCTATGTTGCCCGTCAATTGGCAAGCATCTTCGCGACGCCTTTTATCTTTACCGGTCATTCCATGGGCCAGCATAAAAAAAGTAAATTATTGTCCGAAGGAATGACCTCGGAGGAGATCAACAGGCGATACCGCATTGATTTCAGAATTGATGCGGAAAAGAGAATCATCAAGGATGCCGAACGGATAATAACCAGCACCCACCATGAGATCGATAATCAATACGCTCTCTATGAAAACTTTTCAGACGGGCATTTCATGGTCATTCCTCCGGGAATCGATGTTGAGACATTTTATCCGTATTATGACACACAGCTTGATTTTAATCTGGAGACCGAGCAGACCAAGCATGCCCACATGGTTCTTCTCCATGAATTGCATCGTTTCTGGGTAGGTCCGCATAAACCGTTCATCCTGGTGCTCTGCCGACCGGATCAGCGGAAAAATATCTCCGGATTGATTACTGCATACGGGGAAGACAAGGAACTCCAGGCCATTGCCAATCTGGCGATTTTTGCAGGGATAAGAAAGAGCATCAATCTGATGGAGGAAAATGAGCGAAATGTCCTCACTGAAATGCTTCTGCTCATGGACCGTTATGATCTCTATGGAAAACTCGCCATTCCTAAAAAACACGATTTTACTCTGGAGGTTCCGGAACTCTACCGGCTCTGCGCTGAAAGTCGCGGTGTATTTGTCAACCCGGCCCTTGTTGAGCCTTTCGGCCTCACCCTGATCGAGGCTGCGTCATGCGGTTTGCCGATTGTTGCCACTCGAGAGGGAGGCCCTGCTGATATAATCGGCAACTGTAATAACGGCATCCTGGTTGACCCGACAAAACCTGAGGAGTTATCTGCTGCCTGCCGTAAAATACTGGTTGATAAGGAATTGTGGGAGGATTACTCCAGGAACGGTATTATTGGTGTTCGCGAACATTACTCCTGGGCTACTCATTGTGAAAAAACCGTGGAGCTTGTCAAGGAAGCTTTGCATGAGATGCCCGGCGACGGCTTGGTTGCGACAGTCGCAAAGCCCCTGGCTATCGGTCAGCGTCTGGCGTTTGTCAATAAGTTGCTTATAACCGATGTCGATAATACCCTGGTGGGCGAAGATGAATCCATGGAGGAGATTTTATCTCTGCTGGCTGCCAATAGCCAAAAGGTCTGTTGGGGCGTGGCAACGGGAAGATGTCTCAGTCTGACCCTGGAATATCTGAAGGAAAACACCATCCCGGTGCCGGATATCATAATCTGTTCGGTGGGTACGGAAATATATTATGGTCCGCGGCTCAATCCGGATAAAGGCTGGCAACAGCATATCGCACATAACTGGAAACCCGAGGCGATCAAACTTGAACTTGCCAAACTCGATTTTCTCGAATTACAGGAGAAGGAAACCCAGCAACGCTTTAAGATAAGTTACTACATGGAAGATAATCCGGATTATCTTGCCATGGTCCATCAGGCCTTGCAGGCAAGAAAAATCCGCTATAACCTTATTTTTTCAAACGGCCAGTTTCTGGATATTTTGCCGTATCGGGCGTCCAAAGGCAAAGCGGTCCGCTATCTGAGTTATAAATGGGAAATACAACTCCCCGATATTGTTGTCTGCGGTGATTCCGGAAATGATGAAGATATGCTGCGGGGCGACACAAGCGGCGTAGTTGTCGGGAATTACAGCAAGGAACTTGAAAAATTAAAAGGATTAAGACGAGTGTATTTCAGTAAGCAGGAGTATGCAGCGGGAATTCTTGATGGCATGAGACATTATCGATTCTTTGAGGGAGGTCGAAGTGAATAA